One part of the Pseudemcibacter aquimaris genome encodes these proteins:
- the ftsH gene encoding ATP-dependent zinc metalloprotease FtsH, whose translation MKRNFAFWLIILILLLALFSAFKGPAGGDARQEISYSEFLAGVENGSITSVTIQENNIAGTMTNGQTFQTYAPDDATLIDKLNERGININAKPVETSAFWMFVSGWLPFIILIGIWIFFMRQMQGGGGKAMGFGKSKAKLLNEMSGRVTFEDVAGIEEAKEELEEIVEFLKDPSKYQRLGAVIPKGALLVGPPGTGKTLLARAIAGEANVPFFTISGSDFVEMFVGVGASRVRDMFEQGKQNAPCIIFIDEIDAVGRHRGAGLGGGNDEREQTLNQLLVEMDGFEANEGIILLAATNRPDVLDPALLRPGRFDRQVVVSNPDILGREKILKVHMKKVPLAADVKPRVIARGTPGFSGADLANLVNEAALLAARRGKRVVTMEDFEQSKDKVMMGAERRSMVMQEEEKKLTAYHEAGHALVALHCPASDPIHKATIIPRGRALGMVMRLPEHDQLSKSREKMHADLAVAMGGRVAEEIIFGYDKVTSGASSDISYATKMARAMVTQWGMSDILGPLEYGENQQEVFLGHSVSQTQNVSAATAKIIDEEIRRIVDEAHEKAKQVLNDNLDDLHTLGKGLLEYETLSGDEINDLLAGKDIHKDFDDEDKTDNKPTGSVPTTKKSDDAKKSDDKEGGVGSDPVPEG comes from the coding sequence ATGAAACGTAATTTTGCATTCTGGCTTATCATTTTAATTTTGCTTCTTGCGCTATTCAGTGCGTTTAAGGGACCAGCTGGCGGTGATGCACGTCAGGAAATTTCCTATTCTGAATTTTTGGCGGGTGTTGAAAATGGCAGCATCACCAGCGTCACGATACAGGAAAATAATATTGCGGGTACGATGACCAATGGTCAAACGTTCCAAACATACGCACCTGATGATGCCACGCTTATTGATAAGCTGAATGAAAGAGGCATTAATATTAATGCGAAACCTGTTGAAACCAGCGCATTCTGGATGTTTGTGTCCGGATGGCTTCCTTTCATTATTCTGATCGGTATCTGGATATTCTTTATGCGTCAGATGCAGGGTGGCGGCGGAAAAGCCATGGGCTTTGGTAAATCAAAGGCTAAACTGCTTAATGAAATGTCGGGACGCGTCACATTCGAAGATGTCGCAGGTATCGAAGAAGCCAAAGAAGAGCTTGAAGAAATTGTTGAGTTCTTAAAAGACCCGAGCAAATATCAACGTCTTGGTGCGGTAATCCCGAAAGGCGCGCTTCTTGTGGGCCCTCCTGGAACTGGTAAAACGCTTCTTGCCCGTGCAATTGCGGGTGAGGCGAATGTACCGTTCTTCACCATTTCCGGTTCTGACTTTGTGGAAATGTTTGTCGGTGTTGGCGCGAGCCGTGTTCGTGATATGTTTGAACAGGGTAAACAAAATGCTCCATGTATTATCTTTATTGACGAGATCGACGCAGTGGGTCGCCACCGTGGTGCCGGTCTTGGTGGCGGTAACGATGAACGAGAACAAACGCTCAACCAGCTGCTTGTTGAAATGGATGGATTTGAAGCGAATGAAGGTATCATCCTGCTTGCGGCGACAAACCGTCCGGATGTTCTTGACCCGGCGCTACTTCGTCCGGGACGTTTTGACCGTCAGGTGGTGGTATCAAATCCTGATATTCTTGGCCGTGAGAAAATCCTTAAAGTTCATATGAAAAAAGTTCCACTTGCTGCGGATGTTAAGCCACGCGTAATTGCACGTGGTACACCGGGTTTTTCTGGTGCGGATCTTGCGAACCTTGTGAACGAAGCAGCACTTCTTGCAGCACGTAGAGGCAAGCGCGTTGTCACAATGGAAGATTTCGAACAATCCAAAGACAAGGTGATGATGGGTGCGGAACGTCGTTCCATGGTCATGCAGGAAGAAGAGAAAAAATTAACTGCTTATCATGAAGCAGGTCACGCACTAGTGGCGCTTCATTGTCCGGCATCTGATCCAATTCATAAGGCAACAATCATTCCACGCGGTCGTGCGCTTGGTATGGTGATGCGTCTGCCGGAACATGACCAGCTTTCAAAATCACGTGAAAAAATGCATGCTGATCTTGCGGTTGCAATGGGTGGTCGCGTGGCTGAAGAGATTATCTTTGGTTATGATAAGGTGACGAGTGGTGCATCATCTGATATTTCTTATGCAACCAAAATGGCACGTGCCATGGTAACCCAATGGGGCATGAGCGATATTCTTGGCCCACTTGAATATGGTGAAAACCAACAGGAAGTTTTCCTTGGTCATTCTGTATCGCAAACACAAAATGTTTCTGCGGCGACAGCGAAAATCATTGATGAAGAAATCCGCCGTATTGTGGATGAAGCACATGAAAAAGCAAAACAAGTGCTTAATGATAATCTTGATGATCTTCATACACTTGGTAAAGGGTTGCTCGAATATGAAACACTTAGTGGTGACGAAATAAACGATCTTCTTGCCGGTAAAGATATCCATAAAGATTTCGATGACGAGGACAAGACAGATAACAAGCCGACAGGTTCTGTACCAACAACCAAAAAATCAGATGATGCAAAAAAATCTGATGACAAGGAAGGCGGTGTCGGTTCGGACCCTGTTCCAGAAGGTTAG
- the folP gene encoding dihydropteroate synthase, producing MDDVSMEILGSDLRCFAVRIITKSAGEISSETIPVNSLGVYLSTLDDDKKAKLWTLIDNIAAKRSNILNLDFQDTIIQGVLNVTPDSFSDGGKFADPNSAIKQAQEMIDAGCDILDIGGESTKPGAEPVSIDEELNRVIPVIQKISDLKINVSIDSRNADVMEAAVKEGAHIINDVSAIEHDPKAIEVLKETDVPVILMHAQGTPENMQDNPNYQNAVLEIYDYLESRIEFCVANGIDKNRIIIDPGIGFGKTVDHNIELIKHVAIFHGLGVPILIGVSRKSFIGKISGEEIAANRLPGSLSAAQYCVQNGVQVVRVHDVPETVQAISVFKKIRHIKDNF from the coding sequence TTGGATGATGTATCCATGGAAATTCTGGGCAGCGATTTACGTTGCTTCGCTGTTCGCATTATTACAAAAAGTGCGGGTGAAATATCTTCGGAAACAATTCCTGTAAATAGTCTTGGCGTTTATCTTTCAACACTGGATGATGATAAAAAAGCCAAACTTTGGACATTGATTGATAATATTGCTGCGAAAAGAAGCAATATTTTAAATCTGGATTTTCAAGATACAATTATTCAAGGCGTGTTAAATGTAACGCCGGATAGTTTTTCCGATGGTGGAAAATTTGCTGACCCGAATTCAGCAATCAAGCAAGCTCAAGAAATGATAGATGCAGGCTGTGATATTCTTGATATTGGCGGTGAATCCACAAAACCTGGTGCAGAACCCGTTTCAATTGATGAAGAACTAAATCGCGTAATTCCTGTAATCCAAAAGATTTCTGATTTAAAAATCAATGTTTCAATTGATAGCCGCAATGCTGATGTTATGGAAGCGGCTGTTAAAGAAGGCGCCCATATCATCAATGATGTTAGTGCGATTGAACATGATCCTAAAGCCATCGAAGTGTTGAAAGAAACCGATGTTCCCGTCATTTTAATGCATGCGCAGGGTACACCTGAAAATATGCAGGATAACCCGAATTATCAAAACGCTGTTCTGGAAATCTATGATTATTTGGAAAGCAGAATTGAATTTTGTGTTGCGAACGGAATTGACAAGAACAGAATTATTATTGACCCAGGTATTGGTTTTGGCAAAACAGTGGATCATAATATTGAACTGATAAAACATGTTGCAATTTTCCACGGACTTGGTGTTCCAATCTTAATTGGTGTTTCCAGAAAAAGCTTTATTGGAAAAATCAGTGGTGAAGAAATTGCGGCGAATAGATTGCCGGGTTCACTTTCTGCGGCGCAATATTGTGTGCAGAACGGGGTTCAGGTTGTTCGCGTTCATGATGTTCCTGAAACCGTGCAAGCCATATCGGTATTTAAGAAAATTCGCCATATAAAAGACAATTTTTAA
- the glmM gene encoding phosphoglucosamine mutase — MTRKYFGTDGIRGKANEGKMTSEIAMRVGMAAGRYFTNGDHQHRVVIGKDTRLSGYMLEPALTSGFISMGMDVVLLGPVPTPAVAMLTRSLRADLGVMLSASHNPFHDNGIKLFGPDGNKLSDEIELQIESMMDNGYNEHLVASEELGRAQRLKNVVGRYNEFAKSTFPKHLRLDGFKIVIDCANGAAYRTAPEILWELGAEVIAIGVSPNGTNINEDCGSTKPKAMCDKVIETGADIGIALDGDADRLIICNEKGEVIDGDQLMATIATNWDQSGKLKGGALVATIMSNLGLEKHMKSLGLNLVRTKVGDRYVVKAMQELGCNVGGEQSGHIVLSDFNTTGDGLVAALQVLAVLVEKGRPASELFRLFEPYPQLLKNVRYDEATDPLSDNHVKQAIADGENSLNGNGRVVIRKSGTEPLIRVMVEGDDDTLIENVANDIVASVEATVGSA; from the coding sequence ATGACGAGAAAATATTTCGGGACGGACGGAATTCGCGGTAAAGCGAACGAAGGTAAAATGACATCAGAAATTGCCATGCGCGTTGGTATGGCCGCGGGGCGCTATTTTACCAATGGCGATCATCAGCATCGTGTCGTCATTGGTAAAGATACTCGTCTTTCCGGGTATATGCTTGAACCTGCGTTAACATCCGGCTTTATATCAATGGGCATGGATGTCGTACTTCTTGGCCCAGTGCCAACCCCGGCTGTTGCGATGCTAACAAGATCACTGCGTGCAGATCTGGGTGTGATGCTTTCTGCGTCACATAATCCCTTTCATGATAATGGTATCAAGTTGTTTGGGCCTGATGGCAATAAGCTATCGGATGAGATCGAGCTTCAAATAGAAAGCATGATGGATAACGGATATAACGAACATCTTGTTGCATCAGAAGAACTGGGACGAGCACAGCGTCTTAAAAACGTGGTTGGTCGTTATAATGAATTTGCCAAAAGCACTTTTCCCAAACATTTAAGATTAGATGGTTTTAAGATTGTTATTGATTGTGCTAATGGCGCCGCATATAGGACAGCACCGGAAATTCTATGGGAATTGGGTGCAGAGGTTATTGCCATTGGTGTTTCACCAAATGGAACAAATATCAATGAAGATTGCGGTTCAACCAAACCGAAAGCCATGTGTGATAAAGTCATCGAAACGGGTGCCGATATCGGTATTGCTCTTGATGGTGATGCAGACAGATTGATTATTTGTAATGAAAAAGGCGAGGTCATCGATGGTGACCAGTTGATGGCAACAATTGCCACCAATTGGGATCAGTCAGGCAAGCTTAAGGGTGGCGCACTTGTAGCGACCATCATGTCAAACCTTGGTCTTGAAAAACATATGAAATCGCTCGGTTTAAATTTGGTGCGTACCAAGGTTGGCGACCGATATGTGGTTAAAGCAATGCAAGAGCTTGGCTGTAATGTCGGTGGGGAACAATCAGGTCATATCGTGCTAAGTGATTTTAACACCACGGGTGACGGTCTTGTTGCAGCGCTTCAGGTTTTGGCGGTTCTTGTGGAAAAAGGACGTCCGGCAAGTGAATTATTCAGGCTGTTTGAGCCTTATCCACAGCTTCTTAAAAATGTAAGGTATGATGAGGCCACAGACCCGCTTTCAGATAATCATGTAAAACAAGCTATTGCTGACGGTGAAAATTCATTAAATGGTAATGGCCGTGTTGTGATCCGTAAATCAGGTACAGAGCCGCTTATCCGTGTCATGGTTGAAGGCGATGATGATACACTGATTGAAAATGTTGCGAATGATATTGTCGCATCCGTAGAAGCAACAGTGGGAAGTGCCTGA
- the thiD gene encoding bifunctional hydroxymethylpyrimidine kinase/phosphomethylpyrimidine kinase — protein MKGRVLTIAGSDSSGGAGIQADIKTISSLGAYAMSAITAITVQDTNMVSDVQPVPENIVKSQVLSVIGDIGVDAIKTGMLMSPEIIEGIAEIIGKHAADVPLVVDPVMMSTSGTMLLKPRSVRAMVSEILPLTTLLTPNLAEASKLTGVELLKNMDDMRRAAYDLLEMGPKAVLVKGGHLKGDILTDLLVTENSEKIFSALRVPGKDNHGTGCTLASGIATGLAQGLALEDAVNRAHNFVQKALEAAPGFGSGCGPLNHLVRVE, from the coding sequence ATGAAGGGTAGAGTACTAACAATTGCGGGTTCAGATTCAAGTGGTGGCGCCGGAATTCAGGCGGATATAAAAACCATTTCATCACTGGGTGCGTATGCCATGTCGGCGATCACCGCCATTACGGTTCAGGATACCAATATGGTCAGCGACGTTCAACCGGTGCCGGAAAATATCGTCAAATCCCAAGTTTTATCTGTTATAGGTGATATTGGTGTCGATGCCATTAAAACCGGCATGTTGATGTCACCGGAAATCATTGAAGGCATTGCTGAAATAATCGGTAAACATGCAGCAGATGTGCCGCTTGTAGTTGATCCGGTGATGATGTCGACCAGTGGTACGATGCTTCTGAAACCAAGAAGTGTGCGTGCGATGGTTTCTGAAATTCTGCCGTTAACGACATTACTTACCCCTAATCTTGCAGAAGCATCAAAATTAACGGGTGTTGAGCTATTAAAAAATATGGATGATATGCGACGCGCGGCATATGATCTTTTGGAAATGGGACCAAAAGCGGTACTTGTAAAAGGTGGTCATTTAAAAGGGGATATTCTGACCGATTTGTTGGTTACGGAAAATTCAGAAAAAATATTTTCTGCCCTTCGTGTTCCGGGTAAAGACAATCATGGTACCGGATGCACGCTTGCATCAGGCATCGCAACCGGACTTGCGCAAGGATTAGCGCTTGAGGATGCTGTTAACCGTGCCCATAATTTCGTTCAAAAAGCACTAGAGGCAGCGCCCGGATTTGGTAGTGGTTGCGGCCCGTTAAATCATCTTGTCCGTGTTGAATAA